The nucleotide window TTTTTTCTTCAAGCGTTCTCTTTGGTAAGCTCTGGCCCAAGCTGCTGAAATCGAGCATCGTCGAAGCTGTCGCGGCCTCTGGAACAGGGGCGAAACACACGCCCAGGCCGGCAGCGGACGTCAAGCAATTCATCGTTGATTCGGAAAAGGCCGGTACCGTGGCCGCGCAGGACGTGAACCGGAGAACGAAGATCGTGGAAAGGGAGGCCGATGACCGGCTCTATTACGAAACACGGGACGCCGCAAATGAAGGGCGATGGATCAACAAGAGTTATTTGGCGAAATGATTATAGTATATGCCCTCATCCCCCGGCCCCTTCTCGCATTAAGAAATGAAGAAAGGAGAAGGGGGCTGTGTACACAATATTTCCCGCAGAAACCCTCTCCTTTTTTCCAGACTTCATGGGAGAGGGTGCCCCGGAGGGGCGGGTGAGGGTGCGCGGAGCGCAATTGAAGGCGAGATTGCGCAACCTCGCCTTCAATTGCGCTCAAACAGCACCACCATCCTGTTCGAATTCTCCTCGTAGGGCTCGGAATTGAAATTGGCGAAAATATTCCTGACCGTGAATCCGGCTTTTGCGATGAAATGCCTGATCTCGGCTGCGGTGAAGCACCTCATGACGTGGCGGTCTCGGATATTCTTAAACCCGCCGGGACCGTCGACGCTGTACCGGTAATTTACCTCGACAACGGTCTTGAAAGCGTCCTCGCGGAGCTTGAATCCCCTCTCCCGCTTGATTATGGAGTCCCCGTGGCTGGTCGTCGATACGGGGCCGATCTCCTTTTCCCGTATCTTCAGGATGGGAGGGGAGTTCCATATCTCGAAAATGACGATACCCCCGGGGACAAGGGCGTTGCGGATCTTCAGGAGCATCGACTCGACCTCGGCGTCATGGATGAGGTAGTTGAAGGACCCGAAAAGGGAGATGACCATGTCAAAAGCGTTTTCGTATTCGATATCGGACATGCTGGAACGGATAAACTCGATGCCGGCCGGATAGCGCTCCCGCGCCTGGACCAGCATGTCGGCGCTGATGTCGATCCCGGTGCAGCGGATGCCCGTTTTCACGAGCATGCCCAGGTGCTCGCCGGTGCCGCAGCCAAGGTCGAGGAGGGAGGGATACTCTTTGTTTTCAAGAAGGGCGGTGATGAACCGCACGTCGGTCCGTATATCGCGATGGTTTTTTTCTATGGCGAAGTAATGTTCGGCCAGTTCATGGTAGAGCTTCATTGGGAATGATCGAATTTTTCCTTAAATTTCTTGCGGACCACGTTTTCGATGTCTTCCGTATCCTCAAGGGACAGGAGCGTCCGGACCATGTCTTCGCATTCGCGTATCGAGACCGAGCGGATGATCTTCTTCACCTGGTGCATGTATACGGGGCTCATGGAAAAGTGGCGGAAGCCGAGGCCCAGGAGAACCATGGTGTACTGGGGCTCGCCGGCCATCTCCCCGCAAATCGAAAGCTGTATCGAGTTGCCGTTGGCCGTGTCCGCGATGCGCTTAAGGAAGCGCAGCACCGAAAGGTTGAGGGGATTGTACAGGTACGCGATCTTCTCGCTGATGCGGTCCACCGCGAGAAGGTACTGGACCAGGTCGTTGGTCCCCACGGAGAAGAAGTCGGCGTACTTCGCCAGGACGTCGGCGTAAACCACCGCCGAAGGGACTTCGATCATGAGCCCGATCTTTATCTTGTCGTCGAAAGGAATCTTCTCCTTCCGGAGCTCCTCCATGATTTCAAGGGTGATCTTTTTGGCGCGCTTGAATTCCTCGATGGCCGTTATCATCGGGAACATGAGCTTCAGGGTGCCATGGGCGCTCGCCCTGAGGATGGCGCGCAGCTGGATCCTGAACAG belongs to Spirochaetota bacterium and includes:
- a CDS encoding class I SAM-dependent methyltransferase; this translates as MKLYHELAEHYFAIEKNHRDIRTDVRFITALLENKEYPSLLDLGCGTGEHLGMLVKTGIRCTGIDISADMLVQARERYPAGIEFIRSSMSDIEYENAFDMVISLFGSFNYLIHDAEVESMLLKIRNALVPGGIVIFEIWNSPPILKIREKEIGPVSTTSHGDSIIKRERGFKLREDAFKTVVEVNYRYSVDGPGGFKNIRDRHVMRCFTAAEIRHFIAKAGFTVRNIFANFNSEPYEENSNRMVVLFERN